In the genome of Acanthopagrus latus isolate v.2019 chromosome 17, fAcaLat1.1, whole genome shotgun sequence, the window GGTGATGAAGGGAGCCCCTGAGAGGATCCTGGACCGTTGCTCCACCATCCTGCTGCAGGGCAAGGAGCAGCCTATGGATGAGGAGTTGAAGGAAGCTTTCCAGAATGCCTACATGGAGCTGGGAGGACTGGGAGAGAGAGTGCTGGGTAAGGATGGATAGAGGAAGTCATTTACTAATTGCCACATCAGCTTTTCATTGGCCAAGAGAAACAGCTCCGCTTTCAGCTCAGTGACGATGCATTTTTCATACGGTTTAATGGGTTTTCAGATGGTTTCTGTAACATGAAGGGTAGAAAAATTCCATCTTACCCAAAGAGACATCTTTCAGTaataaacaatgtaaacattCAGATGTGGATTTACAAGGTCCTTAGAAAACAGGTTGTACATAGAAATGAGGCAACTCTGAAGTGTCCTGTAAATAtacaacagtaaaacagtatgaaatcgTGTCATCCTCAATTGTTTGAGGACAGCTTAATAATTCAACTTAATAAGTCGTGAAAATCAATCACTGaagatttttctcctcttattAAGACTTCTTCAACATTTTCAGCTTCAACATTGacccaaaatgttaaaacaaagcTCTCATACATTGTCAGACATCAAAAATCAAACACTATCTCACACATTTCTTTCCCCTCCAGGTTTCTGCCACGTGTTGCTTCCAGAGGACCAGTACCCCAAGGGCTTTGCTTTCGACACAGATGATGTCAACTTCCAGACAGACAACCTTTGCTTTGTTGGCCTCATGTCCATGATCGATCCTCCCCGTGCTGCCGTGCCTGATGCTGTTGGCAAATGCCGATCTGCTGGCATCAAGGTAAGCTTTTTCTACACGCCTGACACAAACTCTTCGTTCCTTACCATTCGTACCACTGAGATtgcttgacatttttgtttgctcTCCCTGTCAGGTCATCATGGTCACTGGAGATCACCCAATTACAGCCAAGGCCATTGCCAAGGGTGTGGGCATCATCTCAGAGGGCAACGAGACAGTGGAGGACATTGCAGCTCGCCTCAACATCCCTGTCAGCCAGGTGAACCCCAGGTAAAGACAAGCACACGAAAGGAAGCGCGCCGTTGTGCAAATGAGGGTGAATTATGAGACCCACATCAAATGATTTGATGTCTGTGTCCAGGGATGCCAAGGCCTGTGTGATCCACGGCACAGACCTGAAAGATCTGTCTCAGGATCAGATGGACGACATCCTGAGGAATCACACAGAGATCGTGTTTGCCAGGACCTCCCCACAGCAGAAGCTCATCATTGTAGAAGGCTGCCAGAGACTGGTGGGTGCATTATGAGATTATTTGTAACAAAACGCTGTTACATACAGGGGACTAGAAGTTCCATTATACAACAGTAGATGGTGCTAGTAATCTTTTGAATGAGGATTCCCAGACCGACGCATGATACACTTTCGCGGCGAGATTGCGTTTGAAATAAAAGGATGCAGTTTAAATTGATAAATTATTCTTTTCAAGATTTCATCATATTTCATTGCCATTTAAATGTGCCAGTTTAATTGAAAATAAAGGGAGTTGTGTGATTTATAAATGCAAGCGTCACTTCTTGTATTCACAATGTAACCtcattcctccttttttttccctcccaggGCGCCATTGTGGCTGTGACAGGTGATGGTGTGAATGACTCTCCTGCCCTGAAAAAGGCCGACATCGGTGTTGCCATGGGAATCTCAGGCTCAGATGTGTCCAAGCAGGCCGCCGACATGATCTTATTGGATGACAACTTTGCCTCCATTGTCACAGGAGTGGAAGAAGGTGAGAGAATGGATGATAAGACTTGATGTAAACTGAGATCAACATAGAAAAACCTTTTCACACAGAAGATCTattctcaggaaaaaaaaaaacaaaacaaaaaaaacagttaaaggCTCCTTCATCAGTGTCAGGCTCAAGTCTTAAGTACCAGATGCAACCTATTTGTTTTTCACCCTTCAGGCCGCTTGATCTTCGACAACCTGAAGAAGTCCATCGCCTATACCCTGACCAGCAACATCCCAGAGATCACTCCCTTCCTGTTGTTCATCATTGTCAACATCCCCCTGCCACTGGGAACCATCACCATCCTCTGTATTGACCTGGGAACTGACATGGTGAGAGCTCATCAGACACTCGCTTCGTCTCGGCACATCACTGAATACAGCTCCTACTAAAAGACCACATTTCTGCCTCTTCCCTCCCTCAGGTGCCAGCTATCTCCCTGGCTTATGAAGCAGCTGAGAGCGACATCATGAAGCGCCAGCCCAGGAACCCATTCAGGGACAAGCTGGTGAATGAGAGGCTTATCAGCATCGCCTACGGACAAATCGGTAGGTGGAATGAAGAGTTTTGCCCGCTGACCCAGGCCGTGAGTTGTCTTTGGTCTGGATTGAAGTTTCATCTCAATTTTGTGAAAGTTCGTTCAAATCAAACTTCAGATCCTCTGTTGCCcacaaacagcaacagccaGATTATCTATAGGCTGATGTTTTTGGGAAGACTAGACTAGAAAGCTTAAAAATTTGTAACTGTGAatctgctcccccccccccacaggtATGATCCAGGCTCTCGGAGGCTTCTTCTCTTACTTTGTCATCTTGGCTGAAAATGGTTTCCTGCCCAGTATACTAGTAGGCATCAGGCTCAACTGGGATGATCGCTCCGTCAACGATCTGGAAGACAGCTATGGGCAGCAATGGGTGCGTGTGTAATCCCTCTGCACTTTTACGTGAActttttggtgtgttttcaggatTTGTGACtttactctcctctcctgcccacAGACATACGAGCAGAGGAAGATCGTGGAGTTCACATGCCACACAGCCTTCTTTGTCAGTATCGTAGTAGTGCAGTGGGCTGATGTCATCATCTGCAAGACTAGACGTAACTCTGTGTTCCAGCAGGGCATGAAGTGAGTCATACAGCCGGCATGCTTACATGTGTCATTTCCCAAACCCTTTCTTGGCACTTATTTATCTTTCATTCAAATTACACAATCCAAACTAGGTTGACACctatcataatttctgcattgTTCATTTCTCATCCTTAATATTTGTCTATTTCTCAACCCAGGAACAAGATCTTGATCTTTGGCCTGTTTGAAGAAACAGCCCTGGCTGCTTTCCTGTCCTATTGCCCAGGCATGGATGTGGCACTCAGGATGTATCCTCTAAAGTGAGTGCCTTTACCACGTGTATCACAGGGATACATATGTTAAAACAAAGCTCTACTGACACTTCCTTCTCTGAAGACTGAGTATTAGGAGTCATGTCATGTGATCTGTTCACCCGCTTATGTTTAATCTCTGTTGTTCTCTTCTTGTCTTCCCCACAGGCCTACCTGGTGGTTTTGTGCATTCCCTTATAGTTTTCTCATCTTTGTTTATGATGAGGTCCGAAAACTTCTCCTCCGCCGGAACCCTGGAGGTTAgtattctgtttcctctcaaTATGTTTTTGAAATTCTTTAAAGGGGATAGtgcaacaaaagaaatgttgagGTTTCGGAGGTTGGTAATGTGCTATACTACATCTTGGTCCGTGAGGTAACTTCCCGGAGTTGCCTGGCAAACTAAAGGCGACGATAACATGTTATTTTGTACCTTATCGTACAACTTAGAGCAGAGCTAGAGCTAGCTACATGTTTTCCCCTGATTACAGTCTAAAAAAAGCTAACTGACTCACACTGGCCTCATATTCATCTCGCCTAACTCTCTGCATGAGAGCAGAAGAGCGTATTGCCTAAATGTTGAACTAGTCCTTTAACAGATGCTAATTCAGTGGAAAGTCCTATAAAATATTGTTAACTAACTGCAAACTTcttctggttttttttgtctttttttgtctttctctcatttGCGCTCCAGGCTGGGTGGAGAAGGAGACATACTATTGATCGATGGAGCGACTTTGCTCAAACCCCCCGACATCTTCCACTTATTTCTCCCCCCGTCACTCCATCCCTGGCAAGACACACCTACAGATGCCCCACCCCCTTAAAGACAAAAACCGCTTCGAAGCAATTTTCATCACAACTGCCCCAAagattaaaaacagcaaaagcaCCTTTACAACTTTCTACATTGACCCGCCCCCCTTTCCCCCATCTCCTATGATACTCTTTGCATGTGTTCTCTCACTGCTGTGTACATAAACCAATATATCTACCAAACGGCAGCTGCATATTGTGTATGTAGATTTGAATGAGCTAAGGATACAAAGGGAGTGTCTATGCTCTGCAAAAAAGGGCCATCCAGCTCCTTTCCCTTCCTCGTTactcctctgctctcttccCCTCGTCTTTCTCTATCCCTtcgttcctctctctctctctctctctctctctctctctctctctctctctccccctccccctcgcCAACCCTTTGCTTGTCctccaatcacacacacagatataaagaTCACACAGTGAGATCCCACCGCCGACACACCACTTCGACTGCCACCTCTCGCCTCCGTCTCCTGTCTGTGGAGGACCAGTGGAGTGGTCATTCCCCTGTCCTTCTCGCTGCGTCCATTTTCCTTCTCTTCCGTTTTATCGACGgccacagtgttgttgttttttaatatgtGGGGTACGGGGGGGTTTCAATGATTTTacttgtcttttttatttctaataCGAGAGGGGGGGGTATGTGAGAGCTGCTTTTCCTCATTTAGGCCTAAGAAAGCACACCCCATGGCGTCCcgtcccccctctctccccccttctgtctctcacagccctcccctccccgccCTCCTGCCCcgtttgtctctgtttgtgtgcactgtgtGAACCATTGTCCTTGTTAATAACTATTACAGtacaccccctcccccccaagTTGGTAAATACAACTCAATCTTTCTGTGTGCTCTAGGAAATCTATATAATTCTatactgaatttaaatgaaacaataaaaaaaaaacacatgttggaAAAACAGCTCAAGAGAGACATTCGCGAAGAAGAACATCGACAAATACTGGAGAGGAGatagaaaaaaagcaagagCTGCgtgtctctctttttgttttctgtttggtttcagttattttttgcTGGTTTTTCAGGAGGCTACTCTAAAGCTGTAACAGCAGAGCAGggttttggttgtgtttgtaCCAAAAGACACAAGACACCAACCAAGGCTTTCAGGTTCCTGTCACTGCAGGTGTGCCGGTATGACGTGGTGTAGTGTGCTGTGATGTGGTGAGTGGTGATGCTGAGGCCACATGACTGGGGTCTGTTACCGAATCGGGCCCCGGCTCTGGTTCAGTCCAGGTCCTGGAGTAGCCCGGTCCTGCCCCggcctgtgtgtatgtatgtgttggAGACCAGTGAAGGGCCAGCGGTCTCAGGCTGGGTCTGTCTCAGATGGCTGCAAGAGTTGAaattcaagaaaagaaaaaaaaaatacacaactaGTAGAACATGTgtgtcaaataaatgaaaccaaCACCAATAAAACATCTAGAACATTTAATACAACCTagacctgtctgtgtgtcttcctgtctctgtttttactcACTTTAGTATGTCAGAGAATAGCACACTCTGTTTTTCCCTGCTGTTCTTTTTTGAAAATACCTCATATTATGCTTCACTTATCAAGGCTGCATATCAGGAGAAAATATAAGGAATTCAACGCCAtttattacaaattacaaattccTAACAAATTCCATGTATAAGGAaactatgatgatgataattgatgatgatgatgatatatatatatatatatatatatatatatatatatatatatatatatatatatatatatatatatatatatatatatatatatattctgattttctttgtcatttatgaaaaaaaaagattctggaCCCATGACtcaatgattattttttatcattgaAAATGATCAGTACATTAATCAGTTGTTGCAGCTGTGGTGTATCGGGTAGCTTCCCACTTCAATCGAAAACTTAGAGGTTACTGTTTGTTTAATAGAATACCACATTATTCAAACCCATATGAgtttaaacattatttcatcacagtagttttttgtgatgtttatttGTTGATGTCAGCCATAGGTGGCtcataaaacagcagagaggagaaagtaaAAATATGGGGATGGAATGCCACCTAGTGTCCTGAATGTATATGCACCTCAACCTGCAAAATGTTAAGTAGCCATAGGGGCAAGAGTTGGCAGCAGCCCAGGGTAATGCACCAAACCGCTCTGTGAATGTGTCAGCgttgtctgacagcagcaccgGCGAGCTGAGAGGTGAGAATCACTGTCAGCAGGAGAGTCTTAACAAAGGGAGCAACGTCCTGCTATCTCCCAAAACTCATCTTTCAAGGCTATAAGAAATTAGATATAGTCTGTGATTGATGTGTTGGGAATGGGCTGGTTATCTCCAAAAAGGTCACATTCCTGCAGATAAAGCAAGTCAGTGTATATTTCATCTGAACGGGAACAGACTCATTGTGCTCCCCCATCTATTTTAAATGAACCCCTTAATACCCACgttaaagcaaaaagcaaacaaattatACACAACGTAGAGCTTTACGGTGTGAGGACTACAGTAAGAATCGGGTGCTCTGAGGGGTCACTTTGTAAATGTAGGACATGTTCCTTGGAGTGAGGAACACAAAAACTTTCTGGCACCGCTGTCCAATGACAAAtgcactgtctctctctctctctctctctctctctctcacacacacgcagacacactctctctctctctgtcactctctctgacaaacacactcacactctcaccctctctctaaTTTCccctgtgtctctgcagtgagCTCACTGCAGTGCAACtctcctcgctccctctctccctcccccccgccACCCTCTGTATAATAGAATATCGATCGCTCGCCTTTGCCGCAGTGTGTAAGcgagtgtgtctgtggatgagtgtgtgtgtgtgtgtctgactgggGCCCTCCAAGGTCATCGCCTTGGCAACCTGAGCATGGGGTCCTCTCGCTGTGCTGTCACAGAGCACAGGTCACAGGGGTCACGCGAAAAAGGGGGACAAGAGAGGGATCGTAGGGGGACAAGAGGGGGTTGGTGAGTGCTGCCGTGCTTGGTGTGGTAGAGTAGCAGAGGTAGAGAAGAGGAGCCACGAGAGCTAGAACTGTCCTGATCCACCGTGTATTCAGACCAGAGCGGAATAATGACAAAATGTACAGACGAAGCACTGAGGAGGGCCACTGGGTTCACGGCAGCTCCTGCCACGGAGTCAACTATGGTTCTGACTTAATAGAAGAGACTatctgaatttttttattttaccgatatattttgattttaggaaaagaaaacaagtcagaggtgcactatgtagttttggggaagaactTTTAATATGCGACTCTGAGTGACattttcatgcctaaacaaataaataaacaaaatcgCTTCTTTTCATAATCCAATAAATAAGTTGACCTTAGatgacaacaacatttcataCAGTCTTACTCATTGTCACCTTTCTAggttcaaacagtgtttttgtgagctcttttcctctgagaatgacttgtttttttctattatggaaaaaataagtatttctcagtttgtgtcattaatcaaatatgaaaattcTTAGTTTGAATTTTCTTCTTCTAGTTTTGCACATGTGACATCTTTTACACGTAtgtctgtcctgggagagggatttattttttccttgttataaaagatgtttttcttaCCCATACTGTGGGTCTGAGGGGAGAGCATATATAGGTTTCAGCCTATATAATGAATACTTGACatgattttatcattattactattaaaaataacaatatcttttagtcacattttgcttttcatgatactttacacacacacacacacacacatatatatatatatatatatatatatatacatatatatatatatatttatatatttatatatatatattcataaaatGATGTGGATAAAATAAGGGGACATCAAAAGCGTTACCTTTACATCAGGGGTTTATTGCACTtccaaaatgtaatataaatacaaaaacacccAAGTTCcattcaaatgtaaacaaatgaaaaatgaatttcaaCAAAGAAATATTTGTGGTTTAGAGAATGACCTTCAAATATGAATGTTGTAAGCAGAGCTGATAAATATGCATACAGACAATCAGCAAAGTACCATATTATCCCAAATACAAAAGACCATTACAATGTACTGACCTTTAAAGATTTCCTCTTAACAACACATCTATGTTCTGCCCCATATCTGAAATACCCCAAAGGTTTTTACATTCTCTTGatagacattttaattatttgtgcGTGATCATTATCTTTAAAGCTTTAAATGGCACTATTCctttggaaaataaatcagtttattGCCATTTAGAATTCCAAACATTGCATTTACTGTGTATACATGTACTTTACATAAGAAATCAGTAATCTTATCAGGTGGTTACGATACAGAAGCTAATTCTGTAGATTTCTACAGCAGAGAGTATAGCACAGATACTCCCAGCAGACTAACACATTGCGGGGAACCAAAGGCTCCTTGACACAAACCACAGGCTTCCAATGTATGAAATATGCAAGAAAAGGCATATAAGCTGTGTGACAATGTCCTTATTCTGTATATTAACTTACAAATTATTTGTTTGTGCATCTAGTGCATTATGTGAATACATGAGttttaaaaaggtcacacaGTTTGTAACAGTGACAGAGGCAAGACAAGGTGCATTCCTGGTACACTGGCTTAGGTAAAATACAGGGAATATAGGATGCACACATAAGCTAAGGAGCAGATCTGAGAGGAGGTAATACAGGATGTATATATTGCGGGGAATGCAGGATGTACAAATAGCTAAGGGACAGATCCGGGAGCAGGTTTTCTTCAGCCTCTCTGGGCTGATGTTGTCACAGGGTCAAAGAGATGACTGATGGGTGACCAGCACCTGCTGAGAGATCAGCCTGATCTTCAAACAGGCTCCATGAGAAGCTCCTCCATGTCGGATCCCTCCAGCTCACGGAACGCAGCGTGAGAGCCAATCACAAACAGTGTCGCTCCTGAGAGAAgatgtgaaaaaaggaaaagaggaatgTGAAGGGAAAAACAATGAGGATGAAGGTTGAAAGCAACAGTAGAATATGCTTTAATGtacaaattatatatttttatatatatatatatatatatatatatatatatatatatatatagaagtACAGTGCCTTGACAAGCTTACCTAGAACCCAAAAgactgcagctccagctccgGCCAACCAGAACACAGGAAGAGACACAGCACCAGCCAGACTCATCTGATGAGGGACAGTCAGCTCCTTGCCTGGTTGGCAagaaaattacatatttaacaacattaaaaaaagtcagagagGTGCAATGTAACAAATTTCCTTTATATTCACAAGTTGCTAAGTAAACCTAAATTttagttttacatttcagagatATTAGCaattttttccaaaacaatatGTTACAAATATATGACCACCACCCTTGAATCCTGTAGAATTTGGACAATTTTTATAattcttaacatttttttaactattttgtcATTCCTTGTACAGCCCCCAATCTTAATGTATCAGTCATCCACCGACTATTATATACAATAGTCATTATTTGtatattgtttattgtcttcaATGCATGCACCTTAGTCACCAACACAAATTGGAGTAAAATCCTTCCTGATAATAAATCTTTCTGATTCTCAGGTATGAGATTTTCACCTCACAAAAATCATTCCACAAATTGTCAAACAACTGGatatgtttcagtttcctgaagacgcttcacctctcatccaagaagtttcttcagttctaactaactggagcGGAACTGCAGGCTTTcttttaataacacaataaaacagaattCAGTGCCATAGATAAGCAAATGAACATTGGTATGATAACCTTTAGTTTTTATACCATGGTATACTTTGAAACAGGTAAACCCCCGCAACCCTAATTTGGACTAAACCTGGTAGGCTCGATGTATCTgagcggacacacacacaaccacaagaGTTTATATTACTGACAATATGGTTTCAGTGTGCCTACTGATGAAAGAATTCACTATATTTAGCTAGAACACAATTACTGGGTTGCAAGGCATACCTGACAGCTTTACTCACCGAGGATAACCAGTTTGGACTCCAGAGACTTGAGGTGAATTATGTAGAAGGCACCAATGAACACAGCCAAGGCAATCAGTAGCATTGGAGAGCTGAtactgaggagaagaaacatgaacatttggtattaattacagcagcagttttAGATTTGGTTAACATCTAAGTTTAAAGCTTAAATTActgaatgttttactttttgatcAAGTCTCACACAgactttttcatttctcttatTTAATATCAAGAAGCCAAAACCCTCCCAGAGAGTTCCCATGTGACTTGGGCACAGACTGTGTGAGTAGAAGCTAATAcagtgggaagaaaaaacattcccagtgacaaaacaacatcaagGATTTCCTCTTTGTTGGCCTTACATGCAGTAGAGGATGAGACCCAGAAAGATGAAGGTATAGTTGCTGTTGTAAGTTTCCACATTTTTCACAACCCTTTGACACATCTCTCCAAAGTTGCGAGGTTTGGAAAACTTGCGCTGGTCCACAAAGCTTGCCCAAGGTCGGATGGACAGCCGGCGCCTGTCAATCCACTCTTTAGCCATACTGGCTGAGAAGCCTTTGGGGAGCCAGAGCCTATAAAATCAGACAAAGACATTAGGAATACGTAGAGTAGGAGCTAAGTTAGGAGACAGATTACTTAATATCATCCATCTGCACTACAGTAGGTAGGAAATTTGAGcaacaaaaaatcaaaagccCTCTTAATAACAGCATTATCATTACTCTTGCATGGTGACTTTGGTGCACATCACGCTAAAAATATATGTGTCCTTACTTTGCCATGATTCCAGCTCCACCTGTGCCAGTTGGATGAGCATCGTCAGCACTGAACAGATCTCCAGCCTTGCTGTCCATGTCTACAAGGCAGTTCTCCCCCTTTGGAGCTCCAGAAGGCATCTACAGACAATCTGCTACACGGGAACAGTGATagcacaaacataaaaattgATACAATTTGTCTcatatcttttcttttcttgctaTCAATTTCTTGTCGACTGGGTTAGGTTGGCATGTAGCAGATATTTGACCAGACAACCAACAAAGTAACCACACAACTACAGCTGACTAGTATAAACTGTTTTATACTCAGCAAAATAAGTTATTCAAAAGCATCATTCTGTTATCGCTCCGCCGccattatattattatatttcaaaCAAAAGCACTAAAGCTGACTATCTGGTTAAATGTATAAGTAACTTATTCATTAATGTATCTGTTAAATACTGAAGCTGAACCATTTTCTGGAGCATCATAAATCGAgttgatttctttcttcatttcatgccttcagtaattattttaaaaactattttctaTTAAGACGCAAcgtgaagacgtcactttgggaTTCTTAAAACTGTGATGACTATTTGTCACTACTTCAGATATTTCATCATTATATTTCAAAGACTCACTAGCCCATCAGTTATCTGAAATAAATTATAAACAATgcattgataaaaaaagaaagaaaagaaaatcaattataAATTACTGTTAGGtggccttgaaaaaaaaaacgccacaGCACTTCGAAGTACTTTATTAACACTATAGAgagttttgaataaaatatttaaaaagacagtaTTAAATTAGTATGTAAgtaagtaaaaagtaaaaataaaatatgtaagtAATGCACCAacagctgcttcctctgtccTTACTGTACACAGTATATACTTAatcatttttatacttttttcttattgtgtactg includes:
- the atp1a3b gene encoding sodium/potassium-transporting ATPase subunit alpha-3b isoform X1; amino-acid sequence: MGYGRSDSYRVATTQDKDDRSPKKKKGAATKDMDDLKKEVPITEHKMSVEEVCRKYQTDIVQGLTNAKAAEFLIRDGPNALTPPPTTPEWVKFCRQLFGGFSILLWTGAILCFLAYAIQAATEEDPAGDNLYLGIVLTAVVVITGCFSYFQEAKSSKIMESFKNMVPQQALVIREGEKVQINAEEVVAGDLIEVKGGDRIPADIRVVSAHGCKVDNSSLTGESEPQSRSPDCTHDNPLETRNVAFFSTNCVEGTARGIVICTGDRTVMGRIATLTSGLETGKTPIAKEIEHFIHIITGVAVFLGVTFFILAIILGYSWLEAVIFLIGIIVANVPEGLLATVTVCLTLTAKRMAKKNCLVKNLEAVETLGSTSTICSDKTGTLTQNRMTVAHMWFDNQIHEADTTEDQSGASFDKSSVTWIGLARIAGLCNRAQFKAGQDSLPILKRDVAGDASESALLKCIELSCGSVRAMRDRNKKVAEIPFNSTNKYQLSVHETEDPNDNRYLLVMKGAPERILDRCSTILLQGKEQPMDEELKEAFQNAYMELGGLGERVLGFCHVLLPEDQYPKGFAFDTDDVNFQTDNLCFVGLMSMIDPPRAAVPDAVGKCRSAGIKVIMVTGDHPITAKAIAKGVGIISEGNETVEDIAARLNIPVSQVNPRDAKACVIHGTDLKDLSQDQMDDILRNHTEIVFARTSPQQKLIIVEGCQRLGAIVAVTGDGVNDSPALKKADIGVAMGISGSDVSKQAADMILLDDNFASIVTGVEEGRLIFDNLKKSIAYTLTSNIPEITPFLLFIIVNIPLPLGTITILCIDLGTDMVPAISLAYEAAESDIMKRQPRNPFRDKLVNERLISIAYGQIGMIQALGGFFSYFVILAENGFLPSILVGIRLNWDDRSVNDLEDSYGQQWTYEQRKIVEFTCHTAFFVSIVVVQWADVIICKTRRNSVFQQGMKNKILIFGLFEETALAAFLSYCPGMDVALRMYPLKPTWWFCAFPYSFLIFVYDEVRKLLLRRNPGGWVEKETYY
- the atp1a3b gene encoding sodium/potassium-transporting ATPase subunit alpha-3b isoform X2, translated to MGDKDDRSPKKKKGAATKDMDDLKKEVPITEHKMSVEEVCRKYQTDIVQGLTNAKAAEFLIRDGPNALTPPPTTPEWVKFCRQLFGGFSILLWTGAILCFLAYAIQAATEEDPAGDNLYLGIVLTAVVVITGCFSYFQEAKSSKIMESFKNMVPQQALVIREGEKVQINAEEVVAGDLIEVKGGDRIPADIRVVSAHGCKVDNSSLTGESEPQSRSPDCTHDNPLETRNVAFFSTNCVEGTARGIVICTGDRTVMGRIATLTSGLETGKTPIAKEIEHFIHIITGVAVFLGVTFFILAIILGYSWLEAVIFLIGIIVANVPEGLLATVTVCLTLTAKRMAKKNCLVKNLEAVETLGSTSTICSDKTGTLTQNRMTVAHMWFDNQIHEADTTEDQSGASFDKSSVTWIGLARIAGLCNRAQFKAGQDSLPILKRDVAGDASESALLKCIELSCGSVRAMRDRNKKVAEIPFNSTNKYQLSVHETEDPNDNRYLLVMKGAPERILDRCSTILLQGKEQPMDEELKEAFQNAYMELGGLGERVLGFCHVLLPEDQYPKGFAFDTDDVNFQTDNLCFVGLMSMIDPPRAAVPDAVGKCRSAGIKVIMVTGDHPITAKAIAKGVGIISEGNETVEDIAARLNIPVSQVNPRDAKACVIHGTDLKDLSQDQMDDILRNHTEIVFARTSPQQKLIIVEGCQRLGAIVAVTGDGVNDSPALKKADIGVAMGISGSDVSKQAADMILLDDNFASIVTGVEEGRLIFDNLKKSIAYTLTSNIPEITPFLLFIIVNIPLPLGTITILCIDLGTDMVPAISLAYEAAESDIMKRQPRNPFRDKLVNERLISIAYGQIGMIQALGGFFSYFVILAENGFLPSILVGIRLNWDDRSVNDLEDSYGQQWTYEQRKIVEFTCHTAFFVSIVVVQWADVIICKTRRNSVFQQGMKNKILIFGLFEETALAAFLSYCPGMDVALRMYPLKPTWWFCAFPYSFLIFVYDEVRKLLLRRNPGGWVEKETYY
- the rabac1 gene encoding prenylated Rab acceptor protein 1: MPSGAPKGENCLVDMDSKAGDLFSADDAHPTGTGGAGIMAKLWLPKGFSASMAKEWIDRRRLSIRPWASFVDQRKFSKPRNFGEMCQRVVKNVETYNSNYTFIFLGLILYCIISSPMLLIALAVFIGAFYIIHLKSLESKLVILGKELTVPHQMSLAGAVSLPVFWLAGAGAAVFWVLGATLFVIGSHAAFRELEGSDMEELLMEPV